In Candidatus Poribacteria bacterium, a single genomic region encodes these proteins:
- a CDS encoding amidohydrolase family protein, protein MRQIGSTPVTAPGWTAKPKDGIAIVDCDVHHNFRHPTQLLPYLSKFYQEHLLDQGLHLGGYPNIPIRSNRVDLKGRVEDAVESTPKNSGGDPRDFNFTLEFLQEEHLDVWNIDIALLTGPPPFYGYSGLPDPDWAAALCRAFNDWTIEHWLERDERVINAILISPSDPPQAVEEINRLADRKDTAAVMVPMGTSRPFGNRFYHPIWEACEAHGLPIVSHIGGGGGATRNTPTPVGHPTYYMESRMSRPYVASSHATSLICEGVFEKFPNLKFALIEAQQMWAVPVMWHLDTDWKALRDQTPWLKRLPSEYFREHIRIGSQPMHEPEKPEQMYQMLEMLHADETLIFCSDFPHFDWNDPVTVFPRLPEDLHHRIFAQNALDILRLDLEEANGSPNPVAN, encoded by the coding sequence ATGCGTCAAATTGGATCAACGCCTGTTACTGCACCGGGTTGGACTGCGAAGCCGAAAGACGGTATTGCTATCGTTGATTGTGATGTTCACCACAATTTTCGTCACCCTACGCAGCTCCTGCCTTACTTATCAAAATTCTATCAGGAACATCTCCTTGATCAGGGCTTGCATCTTGGTGGGTATCCAAACATCCCCATTCGGAGCAACCGCGTTGATCTCAAAGGGCGGGTCGAAGATGCTGTCGAATCGACGCCGAAGAACTCCGGTGGCGACCCCAGAGATTTCAACTTCACATTAGAGTTTCTCCAAGAGGAGCATCTTGATGTCTGGAATATAGATATTGCCCTGCTAACGGGACCGCCTCCGTTCTACGGATATTCTGGGTTACCTGACCCCGATTGGGCGGCTGCGCTCTGCCGCGCCTTTAACGATTGGACAATCGAGCATTGGCTGGAGCGCGACGAACGCGTCATAAATGCAATTCTCATCTCTCCATCCGACCCACCCCAAGCCGTTGAGGAAATCAACAGACTTGCAGATCGGAAGGACACCGCTGCAGTCATGGTCCCAATGGGAACCAGTCGTCCTTTTGGCAACCGTTTCTATCATCCGATCTGGGAAGCGTGTGAAGCGCATGGACTTCCTATCGTATCCCATATCGGCGGTGGGGGCGGCGCGACCCGAAACACGCCAACCCCCGTCGGGCATCCCACCTACTACATGGAATCTCGGATGAGCCGACCGTATGTCGCCAGTTCGCATGCGACATCTCTGATTTGCGAAGGTGTCTTTGAAAAGTTTCCCAACCTCAAGTTCGCACTTATTGAAGCACAACAGATGTGGGCGGTGCCAGTGATGTGGCATCTTGATACCGATTGGAAAGCACTCCGAGACCAGACACCCTGGCTCAAACGCCTGCCGAGCGAGTATTTCCGTGAACACATCCGAATCGGATCACAACCCATGCATGAACCTGAGAAACCGGAACAGATGTACCAGATGTTAGAGATGCTCCATGCGGATGAGACACTCATCTTCTGCTCAGACTTTCCGCATTTCGACTGGAACGACCCAGTAACAGTTTTCCCGAGGCTTCCGGAGGATTTACACCATCGCATCTTTGCCCAAAACGCGCTGGACATCCTTCGATTGGATTTAGAGGAAGCCAACGGATCCCCGAATCCAGTAGCGAATTAA
- a CDS encoding cupin domain-containing protein codes for MKHIYHKEDAEVVRVEGEAPRTLYTLIQPNTANTEHFAMGLEEIDPNSEIPIHSHSEAEEIIFVYGGQGKAYVGDEVADLKPGTVIYLPPNVEHRFVNTGDEPLWITWTLSPPGFEKQIRKVADGSAGMEVFSESD; via the coding sequence ATGAAACATATCTACCACAAAGAAGATGCAGAAGTCGTCCGCGTTGAAGGTGAGGCACCGCGAACACTCTACACACTCATCCAGCCAAATACAGCGAATACCGAACATTTCGCAATGGGCTTAGAGGAGATTGACCCGAATAGTGAAATTCCTATCCATTCCCACAGCGAAGCCGAAGAGATTATTTTCGTCTATGGTGGACAAGGCAAAGCGTATGTTGGTGATGAAGTTGCCGACCTGAAACCCGGCACAGTCATCTATCTTCCACCGAATGTTGAACACCGATTTGTCAACACAGGCGACGAACCGCTCTGGATTACGTGGACGCTCTCACCCCCCGGTTTTGAGAAGCAAATTCGTAAGGTCGCTGACGGTTCCGCCGGAATGGAAGTTTTTAGCGAGTCTGATTAA
- a CDS encoding LamG domain-containing protein, whose protein sequence is MINRTLRQMLVLVVIATVLMATNIAHARQAITDGLVSYWSFNKAAVEGKTVKDVFSANDGTMDGNVEVVKGKVGEALKFSGGHVDCGSDKSLTDIGDQLTLEMWIKPEKPGWAIIAGISRSGNNSYVIAWSDQTRVDFNLWNGALETWPFHSIAQPDVNKWHHVAGVYDGSKAIIYINGEFDSEKKFEGAIKHNGENFWMGARKSDGLPFNGLLDELRLYNRGLTQEEIENNLDAVGLAVEPTQKLALTWGMIKASK, encoded by the coding sequence ATGATTAACAGAACTCTGAGACAAATGCTTGTTTTAGTCGTTATAGCAACTGTTTTAATGGCTACAAACATAGCACACGCGCGTCAAGCGATTACCGATGGGCTGGTGAGTTACTGGTCCTTTAACAAAGCAGCGGTTGAAGGCAAAACGGTTAAAGACGTTTTTAGTGCTAACGATGGAACCATGGATGGAAACGTTGAGGTGGTTAAGGGTAAAGTCGGTGAGGCACTCAAGTTTAGCGGTGGACATGTTGATTGTGGATCGGATAAGAGCCTAACCGATATTGGCGATCAACTTACGTTGGAGATGTGGATAAAGCCTGAAAAACCTGGCTGGGCGATTATCGCAGGCATATCAAGGTCAGGAAATAATTCTTATGTGATTGCATGGTCAGACCAAACCCGGGTTGATTTTAATCTCTGGAACGGTGCCTTAGAGACGTGGCCCTTCCACAGCATAGCACAGCCCGATGTGAATAAATGGCATCACGTCGCTGGTGTTTACGACGGTTCCAAAGCCATAATTTATATTAATGGTGAATTTGATAGTGAGAAAAAATTCGAGGGTGCTATCAAACACAATGGCGAAAATTTTTGGATGGGTGCCAGAAAATCGGATGGGCTGCCTTTCAACGGTCTCCTTGACGAACTGCGCCTCTACAACCGCGGTCTAACGCAAGAAGAGATTGAGAATAATCTTGACGCGGTAGGACTCGCTGTTGAACCGACCCAAAAATTAGCACTCACTTGGGGAATGATAAAAGCTTCAAAGTAA
- a CDS encoding GNAT family N-acetyltransferase, producing MNEQQHFSIEELTPDHPDWQEFIALVNDLNQADWAFNPYFEQFSRYFLAAKQDGVIVGFLMFVVWNIGPNDRDHPPIQIDGKTLREAKILAFGVKEGYRRQGIGTALQEYTIKQAKMFGCYQVRSVSGENHPENHSLKLSMGFAVEPMERDEKCLAFVMPLKSPERR from the coding sequence ATGAATGAGCAACAACACTTTTCCATTGAAGAACTCACACCCGACCATCCAGATTGGCAGGAGTTTATCGCGCTCGTCAACGACTTAAACCAAGCAGATTGGGCATTCAATCCCTATTTTGAGCAGTTTTCACGCTATTTTTTAGCGGCAAAACAGGATGGGGTTATCGTCGGATTCCTCATGTTTGTTGTGTGGAACATCGGTCCCAATGATCGCGATCATCCACCTATTCAGATAGATGGAAAAACACTTAGAGAGGCGAAAATTCTTGCCTTTGGCGTGAAAGAAGGCTATCGGCGACAAGGCATCGGCACGGCACTTCAAGAGTATACTATCAAACAAGCGAAGATGTTCGGCTGCTATCAAGTGCGATCCGTCAGCGGCGAGAATCACCCTGAGAACCATTCTCTCAAACTCTCTATGGGGTTTGCCGTAGAACCGATGGAACGTGACGAAAAATGTTTAGCGTTTGTCATGCCTCTTAAATCGCCAGAAAGAAGGTAA
- a CDS encoding HAD family hydrolase, translated as MIKAVLFDLDGTLCDSDTAWSIAQKEMFQRLCKQYPDVSEETATNAWRTVHQRLFQQLGAGKLSMAEVRDARFQCLFEELGLPADKVMEELSDFFCARYLTSLRLYEDVTVLEKLRTYHVGIITNGAHDEHADSQLSKVKHLGLSARTRSLTISGEIGVRKPNLEIFKVACERADVLPKEAVYVGDSVQNDIVGANRAGMTSIFINRKSEVLIPESTDEQPDYTVSSLHEVLSCVGSIQNKNCCS; from the coding sequence ATGATTAAAGCAGTCCTCTTTGACCTTGATGGCACACTCTGCGACTCCGATACAGCATGGAGCATCGCGCAAAAAGAAATGTTTCAACGCTTATGCAAGCAGTATCCAGATGTTTCGGAAGAGACTGCTACAAACGCATGGAGAACAGTTCACCAGAGGCTCTTCCAACAACTCGGCGCGGGGAAACTTTCTATGGCAGAAGTGAGAGACGCACGGTTCCAGTGCCTATTTGAAGAATTGGGTTTACCCGCAGATAAAGTCATGGAAGAACTCAGCGACTTCTTCTGTGCGCGTTACCTCACAAGTTTACGGCTTTACGAAGATGTCACGGTCCTTGAGAAACTACGCACATACCATGTCGGCATCATTACAAACGGCGCACACGATGAGCATGCCGACAGCCAACTTTCTAAAGTGAAACATCTTGGACTCAGCGCACGTACTCGGTCGCTAACAATTTCCGGTGAAATCGGTGTCAGGAAACCGAATCTCGAAATCTTCAAAGTCGCTTGTGAACGCGCTGATGTCTTACCGAAAGAGGCAGTATACGTCGGGGATTCTGTTCAAAATGACATCGTTGGTGCCAACCGTGCCGGCATGACAAGCATTTTCATCAACCGAAAATCAGAGGTGTTGATACCGGAATCAACAGATGAACAACCAGATTACACAGTCTCAAGTCTGCACGAGGTCTTGTCCTGCGTGGGAAGTATACAGAATAAGAATTGCTGTAGTTGA
- a CDS encoding Rieske (2Fe-2S) protein: MARVVVGKVSEIPPGKRKIVVPFRGKAGIGVFNVDGTFYAVRNICPHKRGPLCTGELTGRFAANAPPSIQGTMPSVDDLGEVLRCPWHQWTFDIATGQCLVDESLRVATYPVRVDGDDVVVEYDD; encoded by the coding sequence ATGGCACGTGTTGTTGTAGGAAAGGTATCAGAGATTCCACCGGGGAAACGCAAAATTGTCGTGCCGTTCCGTGGCAAGGCAGGCATCGGTGTCTTTAATGTTGATGGCACCTTTTACGCTGTGCGCAACATCTGCCCGCATAAGCGCGGACCCCTATGTACTGGTGAACTGACCGGTAGGTTCGCAGCCAATGCTCCGCCTTCAATTCAGGGGACGATGCCCTCTGTTGACGATTTAGGTGAAGTGCTACGCTGTCCATGGCATCAGTGGACATTTGATATTGCCACCGGACAATGCCTCGTCGATGAATCATTGCGCGTAGCGACTTACCCTGTCAGAGTTGATGGTGATGATGTCGTTGTAGAATATGATGACTAA
- a CDS encoding phosphotransferase produces the protein MAEKMSCPFCRTQVEYAIGNSPDWYRDPSLPVYRIDCHDKCRQYWLEAISDPHPQIDPAILAFLDSRNNEQRTFISESTRHACDSGILIVYNKNILQYLVTDWHYAKAAVMLYALNNVSFQISGVGFDFANMLFFLHTEDTRFTLRIYQAGTSIDKIQSEIYWLQALWNEASIKTLSPVPGRDGEMIQCASPNDLPLRYATVYDWIPGETLHGLSAAEKTPELIRELGIMVGRMHSVSETLELPNWFTRPRYDTDWITAKIEAALGSDTDTSAAELAKLTALSSRFSQFVTEHGEERNVFGLIHSDLEPHNIIISDGQPSPIDVMEFGFGYYLSDILTLSRHFSEEEQTIFFEGYQEIRPLPTNYRQQLALFEELRVL, from the coding sequence ATGGCAGAGAAGATGTCGTGCCCATTTTGTAGGACCCAAGTTGAATACGCTATCGGAAATTCACCGGATTGGTACCGCGATCCGTCCTTACCCGTCTACCGAATCGATTGTCATGATAAGTGTAGACAGTATTGGCTTGAAGCAATCTCTGATCCGCACCCGCAGATTGATCCCGCCATCCTTGCCTTCTTGGATTCACGCAATAATGAACAGCGAACCTTTATCTCCGAATCAACACGACACGCGTGTGACAGTGGTATTTTGATAGTTTATAACAAAAATATTTTACAATACCTTGTCACCGATTGGCACTATGCAAAAGCGGCTGTTATGTTGTATGCGTTGAATAACGTTTCATTCCAAATCAGTGGTGTCGGATTTGATTTTGCGAATATGTTGTTTTTCTTGCACACTGAGGATACTCGATTCACACTGAGAATCTATCAGGCTGGAACTTCTATTGATAAAATTCAATCTGAAATCTATTGGTTACAAGCACTTTGGAACGAAGCGAGCATCAAAACCCTCTCTCCCGTGCCCGGACGTGATGGCGAAATGATTCAGTGTGCCTCACCAAACGACCTACCGCTGCGCTATGCGACTGTATACGATTGGATCCCCGGTGAGACGCTTCACGGACTCTCCGCAGCAGAAAAAACACCGGAACTGATTCGGGAGCTTGGGATCATGGTGGGGCGCATGCACTCCGTGTCAGAAACATTAGAATTACCGAACTGGTTCACCCGCCCGCGGTACGATACAGACTGGATTACAGCGAAAATTGAAGCAGCACTTGGAAGCGATACGGACACCTCGGCGGCGGAACTTGCGAAACTTACCGCTCTCTCTTCGCGCTTCTCACAATTTGTCACGGAACACGGTGAAGAACGAAACGTTTTTGGACTGATTCACTCGGATCTGGAACCCCATAATATCATTATCTCCGATGGACAACCTTCTCCAATTGACGTGATGGAGTTTGGATTTGGTTATTATCTCTCAGATATTCTGACGCTTTCACGCCATTTCAGTGAAGAGGAACAGACAATTTTCTTTGAGGGTTATCAAGAAATTCGTCCACTCCCGACAAATTACCGTCAACAGTTGGCTCTATTTGAAGAGTTGCGCGTGCTGTAA
- a CDS encoding aldo/keto reductase: MAYEIPKTVLGRTGLTVTRLGSGGAYCESVNGYRKAIDAGINYMDTARAYRDGEDEKVIGAAIKGQRDKLILATKTAQRDAKGARTELETSLQMLGVDYIDVYQLHHLNTQEERDQALAPGGALEMAQKAQDEGLIRFIGVTGHDWVQIQHAVATGFFDTVLCWYNCAMKTPEDTVFPAADKHNTGVVIMNASRNDRLFGDADAPSPEQFYRYVLSHKSVHLTIMGLRDVERFHRIAEALSKQETLTSEEQADLEKYGAQRLEAGALTP, from the coding sequence ATGGCTTATGAAATCCCGAAAACAGTTTTAGGGCGCACAGGTTTGACGGTTACCCGACTCGGTAGTGGGGGCGCGTATTGTGAATCCGTTAACGGTTACCGGAAAGCGATTGATGCCGGTATCAATTATATGGATACGGCACGAGCCTACAGAGATGGCGAGGATGAAAAGGTCATCGGAGCCGCTATAAAAGGACAACGCGATAAACTCATTCTTGCAACGAAAACCGCTCAGCGCGATGCAAAAGGGGCACGGACAGAGCTTGAAACATCTCTACAAATGCTTGGCGTTGATTACATTGACGTTTACCAACTACATCACCTGAACACGCAAGAAGAACGAGACCAAGCATTAGCACCCGGTGGCGCATTGGAGATGGCGCAAAAAGCACAAGATGAAGGGCTTATTCGCTTTATCGGTGTTACCGGACACGATTGGGTACAGATTCAGCACGCTGTCGCCACTGGATTTTTCGACACCGTCCTCTGTTGGTATAATTGCGCAATGAAAACACCGGAAGATACAGTTTTCCCTGCAGCTGACAAACACAATACCGGTGTCGTCATTATGAACGCCTCACGTAACGACAGACTTTTTGGAGACGCTGACGCGCCATCGCCAGAACAATTCTACCGTTATGTGCTCAGCCATAAAAGTGTCCATCTAACCATTATGGGATTGAGAGACGTTGAGCGCTTCCATCGGATTGCAGAGGCACTCTCCAAGCAAGAGACCTTGACATCAGAGGAACAAGCCGACTTGGAAAAATATGGCGCACAGCGGCTCGAAGCAGGTGCCTTGACACCGTAA
- a CDS encoding leucine-rich repeat domain-containing protein has protein sequence MKTTLYCLITLLTFFGQITLPHSSAQIIENLPHNSVRVIYFLPKDRQPQAGIDTNLDALVKNIQTFYADEMERHGFGRKTFRLETGKTGQVVIHHVKGKSSSSRYNNSISVAVETVIPEIKQRYDTSSNTYLIVADLGQSLGGYAFQGYALTTPRGDFNELNWQEAGYQFIMTAHELGHCFGLYHDFRNDAYIMSYGGRPDTLSKCAAGFLDVHSYFNVRTPQVNNTDRTMQMLPPTLASPDAIRLRFKTNDPRGLHQVQLIIRVDPTDPNSDFELNGCHFFENESKTIEFVSTELIIETHDKVELRMIDKGGGITSQTFPIDISNILPPPKIVSILDPNLEASIREALGLNKNDPISQRALLGLKNLNARDRQIKNLSGLEHATQLRYLYLGDFDGNDANNNNVSDLTPLKNLTKLKQLWLGDNNVSDLTPLKNLTELDDLSLFLNNVSDLTPLKNLTQLRELKLGRNPVSDLTPLKNLTNLVRLSLYVVNNVSDITPLRNMTKLKVLTVSSNNVRDITSLKNLTDLEHLNLSFIGNVSDLTPLKNLTQLKHLNLSRNQVSDLMPLENLTNLDYLNLSHNNVSNITPLINLTNLEVLRLEGNPIKNHARLLTLLKKKPDMKIYLKEGGEPLPVTLSHFRAERTPAGVVLKWITESEIDNAGFYVYRSQARNGEFKVVNPTLIPGAGTTGERHTYMWTDTTAKPNVVYYYRIEDVSHAGVRKQLATVRMRGLVSASGKLTTIWVDLKTR, from the coding sequence ATGAAAACAACACTGTATTGCCTGATTACACTTCTTACCTTTTTTGGACAGATCACTTTACCTCACAGTTCTGCACAAATTATAGAGAATTTACCACATAACAGTGTCCGTGTCATTTACTTTTTACCCAAAGACCGCCAACCCCAAGCAGGCATTGATACAAATCTCGATGCTTTAGTAAAAAATATACAGACTTTCTACGCCGACGAGATGGAACGACACGGCTTCGGGAGAAAAACGTTTAGACTTGAAACAGGTAAGACGGGACAGGTGGTGATACATCATGTCAAGGGGAAGTCCTCCAGCTCGCGTTATAATAATAGTATAAGTGTTGCTGTTGAAACAGTTATCCCAGAGATAAAGCAGCGGTATGATACATCAAGTAACACCTATTTGATTGTGGCAGATCTCGGTCAGTCACTCGGCGGGTACGCGTTTCAAGGGTACGCACTCACAACGCCGCGGGGAGATTTTAATGAGCTTAATTGGCAGGAGGCTGGCTACCAATTCATTATGACAGCACACGAACTTGGACATTGCTTTGGATTATATCACGATTTTCGCAACGATGCGTATATCATGTCTTACGGAGGGAGACCCGACACACTCTCTAAATGTGCTGCCGGGTTTTTGGATGTCCATTCCTACTTCAACGTCCGCACGCCACAAGTCAATAATACAGACCGGACAATGCAGATGTTGCCCCCAACTTTAGCATCACCTGACGCAATCCGTCTGCGTTTTAAAACCAATGACCCAAGGGGTTTGCACCAAGTACAGCTGATAATCCGAGTAGACCCGACGGATCCAAACTCAGACTTTGAGTTGAATGGGTGCCACTTTTTTGAAAATGAAAGTAAGACGATTGAATTTGTCAGCACTGAATTAATTATTGAAACTCATGATAAAGTCGAGTTACGTATGATTGATAAAGGTGGTGGTATAACATCACAAACATTTCCGATTGATATTTCCAATATACTGCCGCCTCCTAAAATCGTGTCAATACTCGATCCGAATTTGGAAGCATCTATACGAGAAGCGTTGGGACTAAATAAAAATGATCCTATCTCTCAACGAGCACTGCTAGGCCTCAAAAACTTGAATGCCAGAGATAGACAGATAAAGAACCTCTCCGGGTTAGAGCATGCGACGCAATTGAGGTACTTGTATCTGGGGGATTTTGATGGTAACGATGCTAACAATAACAATGTCAGCGACCTCACGCCCCTGAAAAATCTGACGAAATTAAAACAGTTATGGCTTGGCGATAATAATGTTAGTGACCTCACGCCGCTAAAAAATCTGACAGAATTAGATGACTTAAGTCTCTTCTTGAACAATGTCAGCGACCTCACGCCCCTGAAAAATCTGACGCAATTAAGAGAGTTGAAGCTCGGTAGGAATCCTGTTTCTGACCTCACGCCCCTGAAAAATCTCACTAATTTAGTGCGCTTGTCTCTTTATGTGGTGAACAATGTGAGCGACATTACACCACTGAGAAATATGACGAAGTTGAAGGTTTTGACCGTCTCTTCTAACAATGTCAGGGACATCACATCCCTGAAAAATCTCACGGACTTAGAGCATTTAAACCTGTCCTTCATTGGCAATGTCAGCGACCTCACGCCCCTGAAAAATCTGACGCAATTAAAACACTTGAATCTCAGTAGGAATCAAGTTTCTGATCTAATGCCTCTGGAAAACCTGACGAATTTGGATTATTTAAACCTTTCTCATAACAACGTCAGCAACATCACGCCATTGATAAATCTCACGAACTTAGAGGTGTTACGCCTCGAAGGCAACCCGATTAAGAACCATGCACGACTCCTTACGCTTCTAAAAAAGAAGCCAGATATGAAAATTTATCTCAAAGAAGGGGGCGAACCGCTGCCGGTAACACTGTCCCATTTCCGAGCAGAACGGACACCCGCTGGCGTTGTTCTCAAATGGATTACCGAATCAGAAATAGACAACGCAGGCTTCTATGTCTACCGTAGTCAAGCAAGAAACGGTGAATTCAAAGTCGTCAATCCGACACTCATTCCGGGCGCAGGCACAACCGGTGAACGCCACACCTATATGTGGACGGACACCACCGCTAAACCGAATGTCGTTTACTATTATCGAATAGAGGATGTCTCTCATGCCGGTGTTCGCAAGCAGTTAGCCACAGTTCGTATGAGGGGATTGGTATCCGCGAGTGGGAAACTCACGACAATATGGGTGGATTTGAAAACGAGGTAA
- a CDS encoding glycoside hydrolase family 32 protein: MNTTIEKTEALIHSTRVLDAMYEDDPYRPRYHFTPPFGWMNDINGSIFWKGRYHIFYQHNPEGGYWKWMQWGHASSVDLVHWVHHPIALTPDLNGPDRGGCFSGGALVNREGIPTFIYHGIPDGTCIATSDDDLLITWDKHPANPVIPVPKPGEKGHGEYIVFDPCAWVEGDTYYALIGNTIPGQIGDGTALFKSSNLVDWEFVRSFYESRRQWTDPEEDCAVPDFYPLGDKHMLLFCSHWQGTQYYLGRFENEQYHVENYGRMSWEGGLLGGPRSLLDAQGRRIFFDWIREIQGVEQERAAGWSGVMTVPRILSLATDGSLQIEPVPELECLRMNPKARENIILNADDEMNLEEVQGNCLELVVEIDPSNAAEVGVQVLCSPDQAECTGVLYVPAEETLKIDISRSTLNEAIRYPHYRDAGGTARLPESEQFVDSQCAPFTLKDNETLQLRIYVDKSVVEVFANGRQCITQRVYPTRVDSTGVRLVNRGGQARFRSVQAWEMAPAF; this comes from the coding sequence ATGAATACAACCATCGAAAAGACAGAAGCACTTATACATTCCACACGAGTACTGGATGCAATGTACGAAGACGATCCATATCGACCGCGCTATCACTTCACCCCGCCATTTGGCTGGATGAACGATATTAACGGCTCCATCTTTTGGAAGGGACGCTACCACATCTTCTATCAACACAATCCCGAAGGTGGCTATTGGAAATGGATGCAATGGGGACACGCATCGAGCGTCGATCTCGTGCATTGGGTGCATCATCCGATCGCTTTAACACCGGACCTTAACGGACCCGACCGGGGCGGATGTTTTAGTGGTGGGGCACTCGTAAATCGGGAGGGCATTCCGACGTTCATCTATCACGGAATTCCTGATGGCACGTGTATCGCAACAAGCGATGATGACCTGCTCATTACGTGGGATAAGCATCCCGCCAACCCAGTGATCCCAGTACCAAAACCCGGTGAAAAAGGACACGGCGAATATATTGTATTTGACCCGTGCGCTTGGGTGGAAGGTGATACATATTACGCCCTCATCGGAAACACGATACCGGGACAAATCGGAGATGGCACTGCGCTGTTTAAGTCGTCTAATCTCGTAGACTGGGAATTCGTGCGCTCCTTTTATGAATCACGGCGCCAGTGGACAGACCCAGAAGAAGACTGCGCGGTCCCTGATTTCTATCCGTTGGGCGATAAGCACATGTTACTCTTTTGTAGCCATTGGCAAGGCACGCAGTATTATCTCGGTAGATTTGAAAATGAGCAATATCACGTTGAAAACTATGGACGGATGAGTTGGGAGGGTGGACTGCTCGGTGGACCTCGCTCACTGTTAGACGCGCAAGGTCGCCGTATCTTTTTCGATTGGATCCGCGAAATCCAAGGCGTTGAACAGGAACGCGCTGCCGGTTGGTCAGGTGTCATGACTGTACCACGAATCCTGTCCCTCGCAACCGACGGTAGTTTACAGATTGAACCCGTGCCGGAGTTGGAATGTCTGCGAATGAACCCGAAGGCGCGTGAAAATATCATCTTGAATGCCGATGATGAGATGAACTTAGAAGAGGTTCAGGGAAACTGCCTCGAATTGGTTGTCGAAATTGATCCCAGCAATGCAGCCGAAGTCGGTGTCCAAGTACTCTGCTCACCAGATCAGGCTGAATGCACCGGGGTTCTGTATGTTCCAGCGGAAGAAACATTAAAAATAGACATCAGCCGTTCTACCTTAAACGAAGCCATTCGCTATCCACACTACCGAGACGCAGGCGGCACTGCAAGATTGCCAGAATCAGAGCAGTTCGTTGACTCACAATGTGCCCCGTTTACGCTGAAGGACAACGAAACACTTCAGCTCCGCATCTATGTCGATAAATCTGTGGTTGAAGTGTTTGCAAACGGTAGACAGTGTATTACGCAACGTGTCTACCCAACGCGAGTCGACAGCACCGGTGTAAGATTAGTGAACCGAGGTGGACAGGCACGTTTCCGATCCGTTCAGGCGTGGGAGATGGCACCCGCATTTTGA